A stretch of Oncorhynchus mykiss isolate Arlee chromosome 14, USDA_OmykA_1.1, whole genome shotgun sequence DNA encodes these proteins:
- the gm2a gene encoding ganglioside GM2 activator, translating to MKNCIVINVIMLCIVMQVNCTLNFEKTRTAYTVKVFGFSWENCGKPDDPAVLKTLTLSPDPITVPGDLKASASGNTTVELAAPLAVNVTLEKEVAGFWVKVPCVEEIGSCHYADGCDLLNQLIPPGQDCPEPLHTYGIPCHCPFKAGMYTLPESDFYLPDIDLPYWLTNGHYRVQGVLGAMGKELGCLKITFAVHSNN from the exons ATGAAAAATTGTATTGTTATTAATGTGATAATGCTATGCATTGTAATGCAGGTGAATTGCACTTTGAATTTCGAGAAAACGCGCACAGCATATACTGTGAAG GTCTTTGGGTTCTCATGGGAGAACTGTGGTAAGCCAGACGACCCAGCGGTTCTGAAGACCCTAACCCTGTCCCCGGACCCCATCACAGTTCCAGGGGACCTAAAGGCCAGTGCGTCCGGGAACACAACCGTCGAGCTGGCCGCTCCCCTCGCT GTGAACGTGACACTGGAGAAGGAGGTGGCAGGGTTCTGGGTCAAGGTGCCGTGTGTGGAAGAGATTGGGAGCTGCCACTACGCAGACGGCTGTGACCTGCTCAACCAGCTGATACCGCCAGGACAGGACTGTCCTGAACCTCTACACACCTACGGCATCCCCTGCCACTGTCcctttaaagct GGGATGTACACGCTACCAGAGTCAGACTTCTACCTCCCTGACATTGACCTACCCTATTGGCTGACCAACGGACACTACAGGGTACAGGGAGTTCTGGGAGCTATGGGGAAAGAACTGGGCTGCCTCAAAATCACCTTTGCTGTCCACTCTAATAACTAA